A window of the Oncorhynchus masou masou isolate Uvic2021 chromosome 13, UVic_Omas_1.1, whole genome shotgun sequence genome harbors these coding sequences:
- the LOC135552006 gene encoding uncharacterized protein LOC135552006, with protein sequence MAACRGGVALWVGCVRSHGKRQPVKQQCWSLVQAMDVQWSGQIQSLSSTSWALVPPNSLRYQNIKHLALSHPFHHASQGQPHSQMPPDEDWEETVSLCVLVQPGPGECDGQHTLVEVPLFGQIKLGELLAPGGLSRPVEFLFPLTTVDGSREDDISVGTTKIQAEGSKTMMNEGETETEKRERGSFRSLFETEGCPAPFMNGSRFYCFHCPGMEPLPGYGNKSGHMIGLEKELSLLLHTSLYSSYAEKKTVEGGHSDREREDEEKLALMYEKLRIELPNFFMKSHDYTMYTNDIEFVNCILNAKTRGRVLYQLSLSLWRLLCLCYYAEAQLEVLKLTKHPEDRTIKARWSVRGLPFLSLLLRFYRKDKTVLYRSYDAFSTFYLGHDGLIHCHKVEKVMKAQPPILPGVTTLLAGALVSLGVQEHRPALNLMPPLLSSRQGRD encoded by the exons ATGGCTGCTTGTAGAGGGGGCGTCGCCTTGTGGGTGGGGTGTGTGAGGAGCCATGGCAAAAGGCAACCAGTCAAGCAACAGTGCTGGAGTCTTGTTCAG GCAATGGATGTGCAGTGGAGTGGACAGATCCAGTCGCTCAGCAGCACATCATGGGCCCTGGTTCCCCCAAACAGTCTGAGGTACCAGAACATCAAGCATCTGGCCCTGTCACACCCCTTCCACCATGCCAGCCAGGGCCAGCCCCACAGCCAGATGCCCCCGGACgaggactgggaagagacagtaaGCCTGTGTGTGCTGGTGCAGCCTGGCCCTGGGGAGTGTGATGGCCAGCACACCCTGGTGGAGGTGCCTCTATTTGGGCAGATTAAACTAGGTGAACTCCTGGCTCCGGGAGGACTCAGTAGGCCCGTGGAGTTCCTCTTCCCCTTGACCACGGTGGACGGGAGCCGAGAGGATGACATCAGCGTTGGGACGACTAAGATTCAGGCGGAAGGTTCCAAGACGATGATGAACGAGGGAGAGACGGAAacagaaaagagggagagaggatcatTCCGGAGCCTGTTTGAGACAGAAGGATGTCCAGCTCCATTTATGAATGGATCTAGGTTCTACTGCTTCCACTGTCCTGGGATGGAGCCATTGCCTGGTTATGGGAACAAATCGGGCCATATGATTGGACTAGAGAAGGAGTTGTCACTGTTGCTCCACACCTCTCTGTATAGTAGTTATGCAGAAAAAAAGACAGTCGAGGGGGGtcacagtgacagagagagggaggacgaggAGAAACTGGCATTGATGTATGAAAAGCTGAGAATTGAG CTTCCTAATTTCTTTATGAAGAGTCATGACTACACCATGTACACAAATGATATTGAGTTCGTCAACTGTATTCTAAATGCCAAGACCAG GGGCAGAGTTCTGTACCAGCTGAGCCTGTCTCTGTGGAGGCTGCTGTGTCTCTGTTACTATGCTGAGGCCCAGTTAGAGGTACTGAAATTGACTAAGCACCCAGAGGACAGGACCATCAAGGCCAGGTGGAGTGTCAGAGGactgcccttcctctctctgctgcTGAGATTCTACCGCAAGGACAAAACTGTCCTCTACAG GTCATATGATGCGTTCTCTACCTTCTACCTTGGCCATGATGGACTCATACATTGTcacaaagtggaaaaa GTGATGAAAGCCCAGCCGCCAATTCTGCCCGGGGTGACCACTCTGTTAGCGGGAGCCCTCGTGTCCCTGGGGGTCCAGGAGCACCGGCCAGCCCTCAACCTCATGCCCCCCTTGCTCTCCTCCCGACAAGGCCGAGACTGA